DNA sequence from the Acyrthosiphon pisum isolate AL4f unplaced genomic scaffold, pea_aphid_22Mar2018_4r6ur Scaffold_1369;HRSCAF=1854, whole genome shotgun sequence genome:
AGTAATTAggtttgttttatgattttcataTGTATGCATTACAATTTGTTacgttactaatttattataggtgtaaACAATGGATGGAAAAATGTCAAACTgaacatttactgaaaaaagatgctactattttatacaaaaattacagggtgtgtgGTGTTCATTTTGAagacaaatgtttttaaatccaAATAGTAGGACCGTCTTACAATGAATGCTGTGCCACCATATTTAGTGGtaagattttgtttattataattaat
Encoded proteins:
- the LOC100571430 gene encoding 52 kDa repressor of the inhibitor of the protein kinase-like, with the translated sequence MTTCAVKFCDNKMSLTKNISYFRFPSDPLRCKQWMEKCQTEHLLKKDATILYKNYRVCGVHFEDKCF